In Brachypodium distachyon strain Bd21 chromosome 2, Brachypodium_distachyon_v3.0, whole genome shotgun sequence, one genomic interval encodes:
- the LOC100830324 gene encoding uncharacterized protein LOC100830324, protein MSHSLRVSPFLAPPRPLLLCPARRRPRRGRHRVPRPILTLARFDPPPLLRLKVSDSSDCPGQVQGDGHHNHHHPLRLRLPRPQALIGSLAPVWREGLFLVRCSVFAAVLSVAAALSWYAQLRARAFVEARLLPAACAALGDHLQREVRVGKVRSVSPLGITLHTCSVGPHADEFSCGEVPVVKIRVRPFASLRRGRVVVDAVLSEPTALVAQKKDFSWLGIPTPSEGTPKRHSEEEGIDYRTKTRRLAREKAAEQWDEERDKAARDAAERGYVVPRGQSTSRSADEMLEDDGPVEIGKSGSPLCADEMHRKMHRKDGHIDPAIDSSSKHADLEKSFGVKSRIPGINFWSRIIPNPSKRRYRRKSHSKVVSDIDNSSHERILRRSAHAAVASFQNIDSGNIDNSSPGPGNDSSDGGHANAGCEEITSINVPIGTSGTVPKNSGELPPSSSYCLDFTGKGKSASTIPVINTDHVHNEHSSSQQHSQHSSLNLDNKLLVFHHLEDLQHGEGNLSDGHEFEKFESLSEDHISPQQELILGNFGSCTYAHNWASFWPFQLKGFPVSFNAPSASLSVQIQNFKSRFAIGLGDSSAELVDGVGHIHPGGVQNTLPITLDSVYFSGGNLMLLGYGDQEPREMKHANGHIKFKNSYNRVHVHVTGNCMEWRQDQTSQGGGYLSTDVFVDIAEQTWHANLNVVNAFAPLFERILEIPVVWHKGRATGEVHICMSKGDSFPSIHGQLDVKGLAFQILDAPSSFSEIVSTLSFRGQRVFLHNASGWFGDVPVEASGDFGLNPEDGEFHLMCQVPSVEVNALMKTVKMRPLMFPLAGAVTAVFNCQGPLDAPVFVGSGIVSRKSLSVSGMPPSAASEAVMQNKEAGAVAAFDHIPFSHVSANFTFNLDNCVADLYGIRACLLDGGEIRGAGNAWICPEGEGDDSAMDINLSGSILLDKVLHRYIPGGIQLIPLKIGELNGETRLSGPLIRPKFDIKWAAPNAEDSFSDARGNIVIAHDYIMINSSSVSFDLNTRIQTSYIDDYSLHKEMYQMKKIMPLVVEGVDLDLRMRGFEFAHIASSIPFDSPRPLHLKASGRLKFQGKVVKPSQLVDDKIYGALQSIIDRSKLESDVSRLVGEISLSGIKLNQLMLAPQSTGFLSLSQDSMMLNATGRPDENFSIEVNGPLFLGTNEVIQDGRLLSVFLQKGQLKSNICYHPESLTSLEVRNLPLDELELASLRGFVQKAEVQLNFQKRRGHGLLSVIRPKFSGVLGEALDIAARWSGDVITIEKSILEQSNSKYELQGEYVFPGTRDRFPMESQGNGFIEKAMGGHLGSIMSSMGRWRMRLEVPGAEVAEMLPLARLLSRSTDPVIRSRSKELFMQCLHSVGFNAESLRDQLKAVEMYHDWLDDDTIEDITLPALAELRGYWRGSLDASGGGNGDTMADFDFNGEDWEWGAYKTQRVLASGSYSNNDGLRLDKLFIQKDNATLHADGSILGPLTNLHFAVLNFPVGLIPALVQAIESSTTDSMHFLRQWLTPIKGILHMEGDLRGTLAKPECDVQIRLLDGTIGGIDLGRAEVLASVTPTSRFVFDANLEPTIQSGHVNIQGSIPVTYVDSGSMEENLEAGDDKQGIIRIPVWAKDRGSSNDISETRIVRDKPEDGWEFQLAESLKGLSWNSLEPDEVRINADIKDGGMMLITALSPYANWLQGYADVLLQVKGTVDQPVVDGSASFHRATVTSPFLRTPLTNLAGSVNVISNRLCISSMESRVGRKGKLSMKGTLPLKNSEPSASDKIELKCEVLDVRAKNVLSGQVDSQLQVTGSILRPDVSGLIRLSHGEAYLPHDKGNGAVTTRLASNKSSYLPAGFGQTTTSQDVSRFLGALSTSPDSQQTETERSLEHDGGFKPNIDARLNDLKLTLGPELRIVYPLILNFAVSGDLELNGMVHPKYIRPKGIFTFENGEVNLVATQVRLKNDHLNVAKFEPDLGLDPILDLVLVGSEWQFKILSRASMWQDNLVVTSTRSVDQDVLSPSEAAKVFESQLAESLLEGDGQLAFKKLATATLETLMPRIEGKGEFGQARWRLVYAPQIPSLLSVDPTVDPLKSLANNISFATEVEVQLGRRLQASVVRQMKDSEMAMQWSLIYQLTSRLRVLFQSTPSNRLLFEYSATSQD, encoded by the exons ATGTCGCACAGCCTCCGCGTCTCGCCCTTCcttgcgccgccgcggcccctcCTGCTCTGCccagcccgccgccggccccgccgcggccgccaccgTGTCCCGAGGCCCATCCTCACCCTCGCGCGCTTCGACCCGCccccgctcctccgcctcaAGGTCTCCGACTCCAGCGACTGCCCCGGCCAGGTGCAGGGGGACGGTCACcacaaccaccaccacccgctGCGGCTGCGCCTGCCGCGCCCGCAGGCCCTGATCGGGTCCCTGGCCCCCGTATGGCGGGAGGGGCTCTTCCTCGTGCGCTGCTCCGTATTCGCCGCCGTgctctccgtcgccgccgcgctctcctGGTACGCGCAGCTCCGGGCGCGGGCCTTCgtcgaggcgcgcctcctccccgccgcctgcgccgcgctCGGGGACCACCTCCAGCGGGAGGTCCGCGTCGGCAAGGTGCGCAGCGTCTCCCCGCTCGGGATCACGCTCCACACCTGCTCCGTCGGCCCGCACGCCGACGAGTTCTCCTGCGGCGAGGTGCCCGTCGTCAAGATCAGGGTCAGGCCCTTCGCCAGCCTCAGGAGGGGCAGGGTCGTCGTCGACGCCGTGCTGTCCGAGCCCACCGCGCTCGTGGCCCAGAAGAAGGATTTCTCCTGGCTGGGGATCCCTACGCCGTCCGAGGGGACGCCCAAGAGGCATTCCGAGGAGGAGGGCATTGATTACCGCACCAAGACCAGGAGGCTCGCGAGGGAGAAGGCTGCGGAGCAGTGGGATGAGGAGAGGGACAAAGCTGCTAGGGATGCTGCTGAAAGGGGATATGTAGTTCCCCGTGGCCAGTCGACTTCGCGTTCGGCTGATGAGATGTTGGAGGACGATGGACCTGTCGAAATTGGGAAATCTGGCTCACCCCTCTGTGCCGATGAAATGCACAGGAAGATGCACAGGAAGGATGGTCACATAGATCCAGCCATTGACTCTAGCTCGAAGCATGCGGATTTGGAGAAATCCTTTGGCGTGAAATCTCGTATCCCGGGTATCAACTTCTGGTCTAGGATCATTCCAAACCCTAGCAAGCGAAGGTACAGGAGAAAGTCCCATAGCAAGGTGGTATCGGACATTGACAATTCTTCTCATGAAAGGATCCTCCGACGTAGTGCACATGCTGCCGTGGCATCTTTTCAGAACATAGATAGTGGTAACATTGATAACTCATCCCCTGGTCCTGGGAATGATTCATCTGATGGAGGTCACGCGAATGCTGGTTGTGAGGAAATCACTTCAATTAATGTACCAATTGGCACCTCTGGTACCGTACCGAAGAATTCTGGGGAATTACCACCAAGTAGTAGTTATTGTCTGGACTTCACAGGTAAAGGCAAGTCTGCAAGTACAATACCGGTCATCAACACAGATCATGTCCATAACGAACATTCTTCTAGTCAACAACATAGTCAGCATAGTTCACTTAATTTGGATAACAAATTGTTAGTATTTCACCATTTGGAAGATTTGCAGCATGGTGAGGGCAACTTGTCCGATGGCCATGAGTTTGAGAAATTTGAGAGTCTTTCTGAAGATCACATCAGTCCTCAGCAAGAATTAATTCTTGGGAATTTCGGTTCGTGCACTTATGCTCACAACTGGGCATCATTTTGGCCTTTCCAATTAAAGGGGTTCCCTGTTAGTTTTAATGCACCATCTGCTTCTCTGAGTGTTCAAATCCAGAACTTCAAGTCACGATTTGCTATCGGTCTTGGAGACAGCTCCGCTGAACTTGTAGATGGGGTTGGCCACATCCACCCTGGTGGTGTTCAGAACACACTTCCAATCACACTGGATTCTGTTTATTTCAGTGGAGGGAACTTGATGCTTCTGGGATATGGTGATCAGGAACCAAG GGAAATGAAACATGCTAATGGACACATCAAGTTCAAAAACTCTTACAACCGTGTACATGTGCATGTCACTGGGAACTGCATGGAGTGGAGACAGGATCAAACATCCCAAGGAGGGGGTTATCTTTCTACAGATGTTTTTGTTGATATAGCTGAGCAAACATGGCATGCTAATCTGAATGTAGTGAACGCTTTTGCTCCG CTATTTGAGCGTATCCTAGAAATACCTGTTGTCTGGCACAAAGGAAGAGCAACTGGTGAG GTGCATATCTGTATGTCAAAAGGCGATAGTTTCCCGAGCATTCATGGCCAGCTTGATGTGAAAGGCCTAGCTTTTCAGATATTAGATGCCCCCTCATCATTCTCG GAAATAGTGTCGACTCTATCATTTCGTGGTCAAAGAGTATTTCTGCATAATGCAAGTGGTTGGTTCGGTGATGTTCCGGTCGAAGCTTCTGGTGACTTTGGTCTAAATCCTGAGGATGGAGAATTTCATCTAATGTGCCAG GTTCCATCTGTTGAAGTTAATGCACTTATGAAGACAGTGAAAATGAGACCTCTGATGTTTCCG CTGGCTGGTGCTGTTACTGCTGTATTTAATTGTCAAGGACCTCTTGATGCTCCTGTTTTTGTTGGAAGTGGGATTGTCTCGAGGAAGTCTCTTTCTGTATCTGGTATGCCTCCATCTGCAGCTTCTGAAGCTGTGATGCAAAATAAAGAGGCTGGTGCAGTTGCTGCATTTGATCATATTCCCTTCTCCCACGTATCAGCGAATTTCACTTTCAACCTTGACAACTGT GTTGCAGACTTATATGGTATTAGAGCATGCCTTCTGGATGGTGGGGAAATTAGAGGGGCTGGTAATGCATGGATTTGCCCAGAG GGGGAAGGGGATGATTCTGCTATGGATATTAATTTATCTGGGAGCATTTTACTTGATAAGGTTTTGCATCGTTACATACCTGGAGGCATCCAGCTGATTCCACTGAAAATTGGAGAGCTCAATGGAGAGACTAGACTTTCTGGTCCCCTTATTAGACC GAAATTTGATATCAAGTGGGCTGCACCAAATGCAGAAGATTCTTTTTCTGATGCACGCGGCAACATTGTTATTGCACATGATTATATTATGATCAACTCATCATCAGTTTCCTTTGACTTGAATACCCGTATTCAAACATCATACATTGATGACTACTCGCTGCACAAGGAGATGtatcaaatgaaaaaaatcatgccaCTAGTTGTGGAGGGTGTCGATTTGGATTTACGGATGCGGGGCTTTGAGTTCGCTCATATAGCTTCTTCAATACCTTTTGATTCACCAAGGCCATTACATTTGAAAGCATCTGGGAGGCTCAAGTTTCAAGGAAAAGTGGTGAAACCTAGCCAGTTAGTTGATGACAAGATTTATGGTGCTCTACAAAGTATTATCGACCGAAGTAAGCTTGAGAGCGATGTTTCAAGGCTTGTTGGGGAGATTTCTCTGTCAGGAATAAAACTCAACCAACTTATGTTGGCACCTCAGTCTACTGGTTTCCTCTCTCTATCACAAGATTCTATGATG TTAAATGCTACAGGCAGGCCTGATGAGAACTTTTCCATAGAAGTGAACGGGCCATTGTTTTTGGGTACAAATGAGGTCATTCAAGATGGAAGGCTTCTATCAGTTTTCCTCCAAAAGGGGCAGCTGAAATCTAATATCTGTTATCATCCTGAAAGTCTGACTAGTTTGGAG GTTCGGAATTTGCCGCTTGATGAGCTGGAGTTGGCTTCGTTACGTGGATTTGTTCAGAAG GCTGAAGTCCAGCTTAATTTCCAGAAAAGAAGAGGTCATGGTTTGTTATCAGTAATTCGTCCCAAATTTAGTGGTGTGCTTGGTGAAGCACTTGATATAGCTGCTCGATGGAGTGGTGACGTC ATTACAATTGAAAAATCAATCCTAGAGCAATCTAATAGCAAGTATGAGCTTCAAGGGGAGTATGTATTTCCCGGAACACGTGATAGATTTCCTATGGAAAGTCAGGGTAATGGGTTCATAGAGAAAGCAATGGGAGGGCATCTTGGTAGCATTATGTCTTCGATGGGCAGGTGGAGGATGAGACTAGAAGTTCCGGGTGCTGAAGTAGCTGAAATGCTTCCCTTGGCAAGACTTCTTTCACGAAGTACAGATCCAGTTATTCGTTCTAGATCAAAG GAACTTTTTATGCAATGCCTGCACTCTGTTGGATTTAATGCGGAAAGTCTTCGTGACCAGCTAAAG GCAGTTGAAATGTACCATGATTGGTTGGATGATGATACAATTGAAGACATAACCCTTCCTGCCTTAGCTGAACTGAGAGGTTATTGGCGTGGCTCTCTTGATGCCAGTGGAGGAGGGAATGGCGATACTATG GCTGATTTTGATTTCAATGGTGAAGATTGGGAGTGGGGCGCTTACAAGACACAGCGTGTTCTGGCATCTGGTTCATACAGCAATAATGATGGCCTGCGTCTTGATAAGTTATTTATTCAGAAGGATAATGCCACCCTTCATGCTGATGGATCGATTCTTGGCCCGCTAACAAATCTTCACTTTGCTGTGCTTAATTTTCCCGTTGGTCTTATACCAGCTTTAGTTCAGGCTATAGAATCATCAACCACAGACTCCATGCACTTTCTGAGGCAATGGTTGACACCAATAAAGGGTATTTTGCACATGGAGGGAGATTTGAGAGGCACTCTTGCAAAACCAGAATGTGATGTTCAAATTAGACTTCTTGATGGCACTATTGGAGGCATTGATCTTGGAAGAGCTGAAGTATTGGCTTCTGTAACCCCAACAAGCcgttttgtttttgatgcaaaTTTGGAACCAACTATACAAAGTGGACATGTAAACATTCAAGGTAGTATCCCTGTCACTTATGTAGATAGTGGCTCCATGGAGGAAAATTTGGAAGCGGGAGATGACAAACAGGGTATAATAAGAATCCCTGTTTGGGCGAAGGACAGAGGATCATCTAATGATATCAGTGAAACAAGAATTGTGAGGGATAAGCCTGAGGATGGTTGGGAATTCCAATTAGCTGAAAGTCTCAAAGGTTTAAGTTGGAATTCGCTAGAACCAGATGAAGTGAGGATAAATGCAGACATAAAGGATGGTGGCATGATGTTGATAACTGCACTGAGTCCTTATGCAAATTGGCTTCAAGGCTATGCTGACGTGCTCCTTCAG GTTAAAGGCACTGTTGATCAGCCTGTTGTCGATGGGTCTGCATCATTTCACCGAGCAACTGTGACTTCTCCTTTTCTTCGGACGCCACTTACAAATTTGGCTGGTAGTGTTAATGTTATATCCAATAGACTATGCATCAGTTCTATGGAGAGCAGGGTTGGGAGGAAAGGGAAATTGTCGATGAAAGGGACACTACCTTTGAAAAATAGCGAGCCATCAGCCAGTGATAAGATTGAGTTGAAATGTGAAGTTTTGGATGTACGAGCAAAAAATGTTTTAAG TGGCCAAGTAGACAGCCAGCTGCAGGTTACAGGCTCGATTTTGCGGCCAGATGTCTCTGGTTTGATCCGATTAAGCCATGGCGAAGCATATTTGCCTCACGATAAAGGCAATGGTGCTGTCACCACTAGGTTGGCTTCAAACAAGTCTAGCTATCTTCCTGCTGGTTTTGGCCAAACAACCACTTCGCAGGATGTGTCACGTTTCCTGGGAGCATTGTCAACTTCGCCAGACA GTCAACAAACAGAAACAGAAAGGTCTCTTGAGCATGATGGAGGTTTTAAGCCAAACATTGATGCCCGACTCAATGACCTGAAGCTCACGCTGGGACCAGAATTAAGAATAGTTTATCCTTTAATTCTAAATTTTGCTGTCAGTGGTGACCTCGAGCTTAATGGCATGGTCCATCCAAAGTACATTAGGCCTAAGGGTATTTTTACATTTGAAAATGGTGAGGTCAACTTGGTAGCTACTCAG GTTAGACTTAAAAATGACCATTTAAATGTAGCAAAGTTTGAGCCCGATCTTGGTTTGGATCCTATTCTGGATCTCGTCCTTGTTGGATCTGAATGGCAGTTCAAAATCCTGAGTCGAGCAAGCATGTGGCAAGATAATCTGGTGGTAACCTCGACGCGCTCAGTGGACCAGGATGTTCTGTCACCTAGTGAG GCTGCAAAGGTTTTTGAGTCCCAGCTTGCGGAATCACTATTGGAAGGTGATGGACAGCTTGCGTTCAAGAAGCTCGCAACTGCAACACTCGAAACTTTGATGCCAAGGATTGAGGGCAAGGGCGAGTTTGGACAAGCGCGGTGGCGGCTGGTTTATGCACCCCAGATTCCGAGTTTGCTATCTGTAGATCCAACAGTTGATCCACTTAAATCACTGGCAAACAATATCTCTTTTGCTACAGAGGTTGAAGTGCAGCTTGGAAGGCGCCTACAG GCCTCTGTTGTGAGGCAAATGAAAGATTCAGAAATGGCAATGCAGTGGTCGTTGATATATCAGCTAACCAGTAGGCTCCGTGTCCTCTTCCAATCTACACCATCCAATCGGCTTCTCTTTGAGTACTCGGCAACATCTCAGGATTGA